One genomic segment of Gossypium arboreum isolate Shixiya-1 chromosome 3, ASM2569848v2, whole genome shotgun sequence includes these proteins:
- the LOC108475502 gene encoding cyclase-associated protein 1-like, translated as MEGKLVERLEAAVARLEALAAGGGISARGLPDSGGDDMSSDPSIVAFEDLMDQFAAKVSGAAEKIGGQVLDVSKLLLEAFSVEKKLLMEIKQTQKPDMAGLAEFLKPLNEVIMKVNSMAEARGSEFINHFKSAAESLSALAWIAYTGKDCGMSMPIAHVEESWQAAEFYNNKVLVEYKTKDPNHVEWAKALKELYLPGLRGYVKSHYPLGPVWNASGKKVSAAPSKAPPSGAPAPPCPPPASHFTSEPSKASSSQPKQGMSAVFQELSSGNVTAGLRKVTDDMKAKNRTDRTGVVSTGEKQTSSTPSTTTPTIKKVAPPKLELQMGRKWAVENHIGNKNLVIDDCDAKQSVYVFGCKDSVLQIQGKVNNITLDKCTKMGVLFKDVVAAFEIVNCNGVEAQCQGSAPTISVDNTSGAQLYLSKDSLEAAITTAKSIDINVLVPGATSDADWAEHPLPQQYIHVYKNGQFETSPVSHSGA; from the exons ATGGAAGGGAAGCTGGTTGAGAGGTTAGAGGCCGCGGTGGCGCGGCTGGAGGCTCTTGCTGCCGGAGGAGGAATTTCGGCCAGGGGGTTACCGGATAGTGGCGGTGATGACATGTCTTCGGATCCGTCTATTGTTGCGTTTGAAGATCTGATGGATCAATTTGCGGCGAAGGTTTCCGGTGCTGCGGAGAAGATTGGAGGTCAAGTGTTGGATGTGAGTAAGTTGCTTCTCGAGGCATTTTCAGTGGAAAAGAAGCTTCTTATGGAGATCAAGCAAACTCAG AAACCTGATATGGCAGGGCTGGCTGAATTTCTCAAACCATTAAATGAGGTGATCATGAAGGTTAATTCTATGGCAGAAGCGAGGGGTTCTGAGTTTATCAACCACTTTAAGAGTGCTGCGGAGAGTCTTTCAGCTTTAGCATGGATTGCTTACACTGGGAAAGATTGTG GTATGAGCATGCCTATTGCACATGTGGAAGAAAGTTGGCAAGCGGCTGAATTTTACAACAACAAG GTTCTTGTGGAGTACAAAACTAAAGATCCAAACCATGTTGAGTGGGCAAAAGCATTGAAGGAGCTGTATTTACCAGGTCTGAGAGGTTATGTCAAAAGTCATTATCCTCTTGGACCAGTATGGAATGCTTCTGGTAAAAAGGTATCTGCTGCTCCATCCAAAGCTCCTCCATCAGGTGCCCCTGCACCTCCTTGTCCTCCACCTGCTTCTCATTTCACCTCAGAACCTTCTAAAGCTTCTTCATCACAACCAAAACAAGGGATGTCAGCTGTTTTTCAAGAACTCAGTTCCGGGAATGTCACTGCCG GCCTGAGGAAGGTTACTGATGATATGAAGGCGAAGAACCGTACTGATAGAACAGGCGTTGTTAGCACCGGCGAAAAGCAAACAAGTTCCACACCCTCTACTACTACCCCCACTATCAAAAAAGTCGCACCACCAAAACTAGAGCTGCAAATGGGTCGTAA GTGGGCTGTTGAGAATCACATAGGAAACAAGAACTTAGTTATTGATGATTGTGATGCCAAACAATCTGTGTATGTTTTTGGATGCAAGGATTCCGTTTTGCAGATTCAGG GGAAAGTTAACAATATAACACTTGACAAATGCACTAAGATGGGAGTGTTATTTAAG GATGTTGTGGCCGCTTTTGAGATAGTAAATTGCAATGGCGTTGAGGCACAATGTCAG GGTTCGGCTCCAACAATTTCAGTGGACAACACATCCGGAGCTCAGTTGTACTTGAGCAAAGATTCTTTAGAAGCAGCTATAACGACAGCAAAGTCAATTGACATCAATGTATTAGTACCTGGTGCTACCTCTGATGCTGACTGG GCGGAGCATCCATTGCCACAACAGTATATCCATGTATATAAGAATGGCCAATTTGAAACTAGTCCAGTCTCTCACTCAGGAGCTTAA
- the LOC108474567 gene encoding probable receptor-like serine/threonine-protein kinase At4g34500, protein MPVTGNTEDNNKNNSITHILTSKTPLFNLKLYAVITILVAFVLLFSLTIFLCFRLNRNARKRKVKHSSGLIPLVSKEILEIKALNRNVGSCFSSEEGKIGNAVPSKSSEGVSDDASGASDVSSAADAQNIGWGRWYSMKELEMSTRGFAEENVIGEGGYGVVFRGLLQDGSVVAVKNLLNNKGQAEKEFNVEVEAIGKVRHKNLVGLVGYCTEGAQRILVYEYVDNGNLEQWLHGDVGPVSPLTWDIRMKIAIGTAKGLAYLHEGLEPKVVHRDVKSSNILLDKKWNPKVSDFGLAKLLGSESSYVTTRVMGTFGYVSPEYASTGMLNEGSDVYSFGVLLMEIITGRSPIDYSRAPGEMNLVEWFKGMVASRRGEELVDPLIEVQPSPRALKRALLVCLRCIDLDANKRPKMGQIVHMLEADDFPFRSEHRPARERYSVPSSVPTSAKVPHPKKHTEKVDAAKSRRK, encoded by the exons ATGCCGGTCACCGGCAATACCGAAGACAACAACAAAAACAACTCCATAACTCACATTCTTACCTCGAAAACGCCGCTGTTCAATCTCAAACTTTACGCAGTAATCACCATTCTCGTAGCCTTCGTACTACTTTTTTCTTTAACGATCTTCCTATGTTTCCGTTTAAACAGAAACGCGCGAAAGCGCAAAGTGAAGCACAGTTCTGGTCTAATCCCGTTGGTCTCTAAAGAGATCTTGGAGATCAAGGCGTTGAATCGGAACGTAGGTTCTTGTTTCTCTTCCGAGGAAGGAAAGATCGGAAATGCGGTTCCTAGTAAGAGTAGTGAGGGAGTCAGCGACGATGCGTCGGGAGCCAGTGACGTCTCATCGGCGGCGGATGCTCAGAATATTGGTTGGGGTCGGTGGTATAGCATGAAGGAGCTGGAGATGTCGACACGTGGATTCGCCGAGGAGAATGTGATCGGTGAAGGTGGTTACGGCGTCGTTTTCCGTGGCCTTTTGCAAGACGGTTCCGTCGTCGCTGTAAAAAATCTGCTTAATAACAA AGGCCAAGCAGAGAAGGAGTTCAACGTTGAAGTTGAAGCCATTGGCAAAGTGAGACATAAGAACTTGGTGGGTCTAGTTGGGTACTGCACTGAAGGTGctcaaag GATTCTTGTGTACGAATACGTTGACAATGGCAACTTGGAACAATGGTTACATGGTGATGTTGGACCTGTAAGCCCTCTTACTTGGGATATACGAATGAAGATTGCCATTGGAACCGCTAAAGG ATTAGCCTATTTGCATGAAGGGCTAGAACCCAAAGTTGTGCATCGTGATGTAAAATCAAGCAATATTCTACTGGACAAGAAGTGGAACCCGAAAGTATCCGATTTCGGATTAGCCAAGTTATTAGGATCTGAATCGAGCTATGTGACCACGCGTGTAATGGGGACGTTCGg TTATGTTTCACCAGAATATGCAAGCACAGGCATGTTGAATGAGGGAAGCGATGTCTATAGTTTTGGAGTATTGCTGATGGAGATAATTACGGGGAGAAGCCCGATTGATTATTCCAGGGCACCAGGAGAG ATGAACTTAGTTGAATGGTTCAAAGGCATGGTAGCAAGTCGTCGCGGTGAAGAGCTCGTGGACCCGTTGATCGAGGTTCAACCTTCACCTAGAGCTTTGAAACGAGCATTGCTCGTTTGTCTCCGGTGTATAGATTTGGATGCCAATAAACGACCAAAAATGGGGCAAATCGTTCATATGCTCGAGGCAGATGATTTCCCTTTTCGCTCG GAGCATCGACCGGCACGGGAGAGATACTCTGTTCCATCCTCCGTGCCAACATCCGCCAAAGTTCCGCATCCAAAGAAGCACACCGAGAAAGTTGATGCCGCGAAATCAAGACGGAAATAA